A single region of the Silene latifolia isolate original U9 population chromosome 8, ASM4854445v1, whole genome shotgun sequence genome encodes:
- the LOC141596735 gene encoding two-component response regulator ORR10-like: MDTQFHVLAVDDSIIDRKLIEKLLKTSSFQVTAVDSPKKALEFLGNELGINKVNMIITDYSMPGMTGYELLKKIKESEKLKDIPVIIMSSENIPSRINMCLRDGADDFFIKPVQLSDVHKLKPHLFKNCCSFQLKSLLNLHPLSQGCT; this comes from the exons ATGGATACCCAATTTCATGTTCTAGCTGTTGATGACAGTATAATTGATAGAAAACTAATAGAAAAACTCCTTAAAACATCATCTTTTCAAG TTACAGCAGTTGATTCACCAAAAAAGGCACTAGAATTTCTTGGGAATGAATTGGGGATTAACAAGGTGAATATGATAATAACAGACTATTCAATGCCAGGAATGACAGGGTATGAACTTTTGAAGAAGATTAAGGAATCAGAAAAATTAAAGGATATTCCTGTTATTATTATGTCATCCGAGAATATCCCTTCTAGGATTAATATGTGTTTACGAGACGGTGCCGATGATTTCTTTATAAAACCTGTGCAATTGTCTGATGTTCATAAGCTTAAGCCTCATTTGTTCAAGAATTGTTGCAGCTTTCAACTTAAAAGCTTGTTGAATTTGCACCCTCTTTCTCAAGGTTGCACATAG